The genomic region acactagtcactttaataatgtttacatactgttttattcATTTcatatggggtggcaggtagcttagtggttgagagcgttgtgccattaaccaaaaggtcgctggttctaatccctgagccgactaggtgaaaaatctgtctgtgcccttgagcaaggcacttaaccctaattgctcctgtaaatcgctctggataagagcgtctgctaaatgactaaaatgtatatgtattctagtcaatgctactccgacattgcttgtcctaatatttcttcattccattattttacttttagatttgtgtgtattgttgtgaattgttagaaactactccactgttggagctaggaacataagcatttcgctacacccgcaataacatctgctaaatatgtgtacgtgaccaataaaatttgatttgattttgatttgacttTTCTCAAAGGCATGACAGGATGTTTGTTCAAAGGTCTCAATTTACAGTTGCTGATAGCAGTGGTAATGTGTCATTTCTTCTTTGGAAGGAAGTCATCATAACATTATTTGCACTCAGTCACTCCCACACATTACAATATGTGTGTTATCATTTGTTATGATGAACCCATATGTGCTCAGACTTCAATAATGGATAGACGAGGAGACCTGCAAAAGTGATGTAATCTGTTGTTTGGATATGAGCGCTTGGCTTTGTAACCTACAGTATGTCACTACTACTGAATGTGTTTTTAGTGGAGAGTTATCTGTCTCATGCATTTGACCCTGGTGGTGGTTTCAAGACACTATTGTTTACATAAGATGTTTTTAAGATGTGCACAGCATCAAGCTTGGAAATAAACACAAATATGCATGATTTGTTTGCTTTCTAGATGTAACTTCagcatttttatattttatagaTGTATTGTTATATTATACTATTTGGCTTCTAGAATAGTAAATACAAATAAACTTGCATTATGAAATGTATACTAATTACAGTGTACATGTCTCTGGGTCAATCCAGTCAGTGTGAGATCTACGTTTACGCAGGTAGCGCATCTTTTCACTCACGTGAACGTGCCAGAACAGTGCAGCGTCTGCGCAGTTACTGATCATTTCGACGGTCTGTTATGTATGTGTTATGAGACGAATTTTATAAGGTGTCTCTGGATGACATTTGTGGTCCAACCAGACTTGCACGATCATTGGGGTGGCAGAGCTGCGAGACCACTTCGTCTGTACCCAAAGAGGACCGCTGCTAATTAGTGAACTAGCTAGTAACGTTACTAGCTGACCAATTCATACGATGTTTCCAGCTAGCAGATATTCAATTCAaggtaagttagctagctatgcaCACGCGTGTCAATTTCCATGTTCTCTCTCTTGCCTTTTGACACATATGGCCCCCCTAATTTGTCAATGGTAGTTATCTAAAATAACTAGCTATAATTTGAGGGTGGCATGCACTAAGATTTTCATAGTAAGATGGGTGACATTAGCTTTGTGAAATCTtgaaatgctagctagctagctagcaaaactaAATGTAGGGCAAAGTTGAAATCAAAATATAGGTCACATGAACGACTGCCCTTGGGTCAGAATGTTATTTTAGTACGTGTAAACGAAGATAAATTGGTAGCTACGTTTCCTCTTACAGTGTGTTTTGAACCACTTAGAATAATATCAATATATGCACTTTTTAAAGTaattggctggctggctagctagctagctttgtagcTTGCTATAGTTAGTtcaaccaatagaggccaagtcttTGAGTGCATGCATCCAAAGATTCAGCGGGACAGTTCATGGCTTGATCAGAGGAAGGGGGTCATGGAGATGGTTGATGAAGAGTCTGTTGAGGATCATGTAACGTTAGAGGGGTagtcttaaaaaatatatatatattttttctactAATTTGTTACTACTATATGTGATAACTTATCTGGCTGACAATCGCAGCAAAGAGAGTGCCTATTGACAAGTGCACATGCCCATACAAATATTTCACAGGCTGCTAGGCAGAAGAATAGTAAGACATTCAGTTGCAGTGTATTATACAGTTCTGCTGTATACTCCAATAAACACTCCCATAATGACGTGAGTCATTAAGATAGCTGTAAACAAAGTCATGATAACTTGTTACTTCTCTCCTTCAGTTGTGTGATCCATCATAACCAGTGACATGAATTACACAGGCCACCATGAGTGTACTTATGACTGTGTGATTGTTAGTACTGTGCATAAGATAACTTGTGTAATGTAGGATCTAACTTAATCAGCTTCCTTGCTAGTCCAAGTCGGCACTGACTGAATCGGCCATGTTCTTTGCAGCCCAGAGGTGTATAAGAGCGTTGAAAACAGTGCAAGCAGAACGTGCACCTCCACAGCTCTACACATGGAGACGGAATTGCTCGTCTGCAGTGACGCCTCGCATAACATCACACTACACAATCTGCCCTAGGGACAAAGACCCGCGATGGGAAGGTACATAACATCACACTACACAATCTGCCCCAGGGACAAAGACCCGTGATGGGAAGGTACATAACATCACACTACACAATCCACCCCAGGGACAAAGCCCCGTGATGGGAAGGTACATAACATTACACTACACAATCTGCTCCAGGGACAAAGCCCCGCGATGGGAAGGTACATAACATCACACTACACAATCTGCCCCAGGGACAAATACCCGCAATAAGGGTAATCCTCCTCATCTATGGCACACCTCCTCATCTATGGCACACTGTCTGAAATGAAATGTATTGCATTATGCAACACCCAAACACCTTTGTTTTTCTCACCTTATCTCACGAAAACGTTTAACTCATCTCATATGTGAGTGACTGGGGAATTTATTAGACTTATGTCTTCCTAAAACAAACATTTGTCCTTCAGTGTTCATCTATAGTATACTATTGTAAATTAACTCTGTCAGCACTACACGTTTCCACTTTTGACATTAGATAGTACTACATACTGCTATTCATTCCAGTTTGTCTTATAGAGGCTTGTGTAACCTTGCCCAAGACCTAAAGACTTGTGTTAGCACCCCCAAGCTAATGACTGTAGctgtagctcagtgggctaacacagtccTGTGCTCAGACGACCCAGGTTCCAAACCCAGTTGGTGACATACCTATTTGTGTGTGGTGTTTTGTCTCTAtccaggtgtggagatggagcgGTTTGCAGACGAGGCTGATGTGGTGATAGTGGGCGGGGGTCCCGCGGGGCTGTCGGCAGCCATCCGGCTGAAGCAGCTAGCCAACGAGCAGGAGAAGGAGCTGCGTGTCTGCCTGGTGGAGAAGGCCTCTCAGATTGGAGCACACACTCTCTCCGGGGCCTGCCTGGAGCCCAGTGCCCTCAACGAGCTCTTCCCAgactggaaggagagaggggtatGTTATGTTAATGTGCATGGCTTAAGACTTAACTTTTTCCACTGGTGGCACTGGTGTTACCAACTTTTTAAGTTGATGGCACCAGCACATGATTTGGTCGCACCAAGTCTTCAGGTCTTCAAAGCTCGATAATGACCTGTGTCCCATAATGTACCAGCATTCCATACAGAACCAGGCGAATAATGACTAGCCATCTTTTAAATTAGCATGCCCTTGCAGTGCTTGACATTTGGGTAAATTTGTTAGTGGCACACCGGGCTAGTGCCAACTGAATGCTACTGGCCTGTGAAAGTGGATGATGCGTATGTTATCTGTAATTTGCGTGCTGACCAAGTAGCCTATAATGACTTACCCTCCATAcacaaataattacattttaacttgacaatatcatatttacattgattgtttgggaaagaaagaaaaaaacatttgCGCAATCTCATAAAGGGTGTTATTGTTAGCGATTTTGAACAGTCACTCTACAGttgtagggccctataaaatctgttttATATTTTGGTAAATTCCGTTTTCCCAGTTTTATTTTTGCCGGTTTCtgagttttccacattttgttttaggTTTTCActcacaaaaaatacaaaaatgtaatgttctaagtccacaacaatgcttaaaccacatcaggagaccacttttgaggtctgggaacaaTCCAAAAATAAATCTATACATctacattataaaaaaatatatttattttttagtgGCGGCCACGATTTATCAGCGGTGGTGCGCTGCTGCTAAATGCGTGTAGGGGAAAACTGAAATGCCCtcacaaataaaaatgtatttgtcacatgcgccgaatacaacaggtgtagaccttactgtgaaatgcttacttagaagcccttaaccaacaatgcagttcaagaaataaattaaagtaaaaaatacaatcaGAGGCTGTGTCAGTAGGTCTGTTGGAAATGTTACAATGTCATTCAGAGGAAAGGAGCATCTTCTCACTGAGCTTACTCTGCAGGAGTTTCTTTCCACTGAGAGAAATTACAATGAAATTGTCCACATCTCTGCTCTCTACTATTGAAGTGTTCAGCACATCAGCCTTAGAAAGACTGGGAGGGATATGCAGCATATGCTCAATTCACAGACATCTTGTGTTAGACGGATACACACAGAATATGGACCTGGCATTTTCTTGGTCTTTTTTCATTCTTAGACAGAACTATCACAGTCCTAGACAACACATGTAAATGTAACACAATGATACTGTCCATTGGAATGTCTTGCAAGCAACACAGGCTAAAGATAAAGTGCTAATGTTGTTTTTGTACTCTTCCCTTAGGCACCCTTGAACACTCCAGTGACTGAGGATGTGTTTAGCCTTCTAACTGAGAAATACAGAATCCCTGTCCCAATGTTGCCAGGTAAAGTCACATGCAACTCTAGCTTGTCACCTGTAAGCTCTGTCCtaaacatacagctacagtgagggaaagaagtatttgatctcctgctgattttgtacgtttgcccactgacaaagaaatgatcagtctataattttaatggtaggtttatttgaacagtgagagacagaataacaacaacaaaatccagaaaaacgcatggcaaaaatgttatgaattgatttgcattttaatgagggaaataagtatttgacccctctgcaaaacatgacttagtatttggtgacaaaacccttgttggcaatcacagaggtcagatgtttcttgtagttggccaccaggtttgcacacatctcaggagggattttgtcccactcctctttgcagatcttctccaagacattaaggtttcgaggctgatgtttggcaactcgaaccttcagctccctccacagattttctatgggattaaggtctggctaggccactccaggaccttaatgtgcttcttcttgagccactcctttgttgccttggccgtgtgttttgggtcattgtcatgctggaatacccatccacgacccattttcaatgccctggctgaaggaaggaggttctcacccaagatttgacggtacatggcgccgtccattgtccctttgatgcggtgaagttgtcctgtccccttagcagaaaaacacccccaaagcataatgtttcctcctcctccaaacacggcgagttgagttgatgcaaaagacctcgattttggtctcatctgaccacaacactttcacccagttctcctctgaatcattcagatgttcattggcaaacttcagacgggcctgtatatgcgctttcttgagctgggggaccttgcaggcgctgcaggatttcagtccttcacggcgtagtgtgttaccaattgttttcttggtgactatggtcccagctgccttgatcattgacaagatcctcccgtgtagttctgggctgattcctcaccgttctcatgatcattgcaactccacgaggtgatatcttgcatggagccccaggccgagggagattgacagttattatgtgtttcttccatttgcgaataatcgcaccaactgttgtcaccttctcaccaagctgcttggcgatggtcttgtagcccattccagccttgtgtaggtctacaatcttgtccctgacatccttggagagctctttggtcttggccatggtggagagtttggaatctgattgattgcttctgtggacaggtgtcttttatacaggtaacaaattgagattaggagcactccctttaagagtgtgctcctaatctcagctcgttacctgtataaaagacacctgggagccagaaatctttctgattgagagggggtcaaatacttatttccctcattaaaatgcaaatcaatttataacatttttgacatgcgtttttctggttgttattctgtctctcactgttcaaataaacctaccattaaaattatagactgatcatttctttgtcagtgggcaaacgtacaaaatcagcaggggatcaaatacttttttccctcactgtattatggTATTACCCTTGACTGTGCAGTCTGTGTTTTTCATTCTATTTAATTTTTGGATTTTCCCATAGGTCTGCCCATGAACAACCATGGGAACTACATTGTGCGGCTGGGCCACTTTGTGCGTTGGTTGGGAGAGCAGGCTGAGGAGCTGGGAGTGGAGATATACCCCGGCTACGCTGCTGCTGAGGTGAGCCACGCCCACCCTCTACCTTTCTCACATTTAAGAAAACACAGGCCATCTTACTAATGTAGGCGTGACAATTACTGTTGACAAGCTACATTGATATTTCCTTGAACGTCAGATTTTTCTCAGTAAACATTTACATAATTGGATGCCGTTGTCCGGATATAGGCTGTGATATCTTTGAGGCGTTTTCATGCCTGAGATCGATAACTGATTTCACTGCGATGTGTTGACGGGTCGTGACTTGCTTTCATTGATCGTGTTTGCTTGAGGTGGCATTCTACTTTCAAAGTGTTTAATTTCTGATTGTGTTTTTTAGGTTTTGTTTCATGAAGATGGAAGTGTGAAAGGAATTGCCACCAATGATGTGGGCATCGCTAAGGATGGTTCGCCAAAGGTAAACTTCTGCAGTACAGTCACTTATCCACCAATGTGAAGTATACCGTATGACTTTGgaagtataatataatatgccatttcgcagacgcttttgtccaaagcaacttagtcatgtgtgcatacatttttacgtatgggtggtcccggggatcgaaccaactaccctggcgttacaagcgccatgctctaccaattgagctacagaggaccactatagaGTTGGACTGTAAAAACTGCAAGTTTTATAAAAACAAGGAAAAAACAGCACTGAATAGAGTATTTAAACTCATGCAATGAATGAAAATGACAAGTAGCCTCATCCCTGGTGTATCAGAATAACATGCTCCTCTTCATTGCCTCTGCAGGACGTGTTTGAGAGGGGGATGGAACTCCATGCTAAAGTGACCCTGTTCGGAGAGGGCTGCCACGGCCACTTGGCCAAGCAGCTCTACAGGCAGTTCAACCTCAGGGAGAACTGTGAACCACAGACCTACGCCATTGGCCTAAAAGAGGTAACTCCCCCTGCCCCCTCAAATCCTAAAGCTCCTATCGGTTGAGAAATAGTGTCTCTGTATTTGGGCAGAATTAAATAAATACTCTACAATCTGTTCTCTGTTTTTAACCAGTCATCCATTACAGATTGAAAGGGTCcatttatttattataatttgtAGTAGCTATTATTTCTAAATGGATCCAAATCAGAATGGCATattgattacattttacatttgagtcatttagcagatgcttttatgcAGAACGACTTCCATGAATGGTGTTATTTTTCTGTCTAACCAGGTGTGGCTGATTGATGAGAAGAAGTGGAGACCGGGCAGAGTGGAGCATTCCGTGGGCTGGCCGCTGAACAGGAACACGTACGGCGGCTCCTTCCTCTACCACCTGAACGAGGGCGAGCCATTGGTGGCCTTGGGCTTTGTGGTGAGTccctgttataataataataataataattggtcatttagcagacgctcttatccagagcgacttacaggagcaattagggttaagtgccttgctcaagggcacatcgaaagatgtttcacctagtcggctcggggattagaaccagcgacctttcggttactggcacaacgctcttaaccactaagctacctgccgcccatatatGGCGGCCATATTGGCTCCTTGATGCCATTAATGTCAACAGTCAAACTACTAGACATGCTAACACTTGGAAACGGTCTAAACTCTAAATGAAATAACCTTTGTACAACTGAGGTCAGTGAATGTCAATGTACTATACTTCTACCCTTCTCTTTATCTTATTGGCCTTTTTAAGGGGATGCGTGTCAGTTTATCATGTGAATCTTAATTAGGCCTAAAAGAACAAGTTGGGATTAGGGCTGTTACAGTGAccatattaccaccacaccggcagtcatgagtcatgaccgcagtcaaattccacgtgaccgttgagtcacagtaatctccttttatgcactctggacatgcattGGTATGGTACCCAACTCGCTATGATACCCAACTCGCTAACCATCAAGTTGctaatggtctggtactcagCGTTCTATTGTCCCTcaaaccactctgacatcaatgcaaatgcctTCCAAAATCATATCAAACACAGCATTAAAaaaacagtatcatgcttttaaaacttTCAGTTAGGCTACATTGTTTGTCCTCACTGTGATCAATGAATTTGAAGAAAGatgttcaacaacaggttgaaactgagtggaaaacatggtcgttgttgtggatgttgtttcaaaggcaaacacaacgaaatggacggcgctttctaaggtgatgattaattcaaataGTTTAATACGTAGCATGTAGAACACACATTAGAGCTTATGCAGACACATaggcctatacagtgccttcagaaactattcacaaTTTATATAAATCAGAGTTAAACAACAGTTGGACGGATCCTATATAGCCTTCTTACTCTCAACAGCTCAGAAGCAACTATCAGCAGACAAAAAAATGATCACTAAAAACAGAGATCACCCAAGAAGAAATATTAGATACTGTTAAAACATTCGCACGGAGAAAAGCACCAGGAATGGATGGCTTTCCCATAGAATTCTATTCAACATTTTGGGACAAAGTAACCCCCCATTTATACAAATGACAACACACGTCATTCAATTCAGTGCTTCCTAGTTCTATGTATCAAATAGTTATTTAAGTTATATTAAAACCAGAAAGATCTGGAGTCCCCTGCTGATTATAGACCGCTAAGTTTAATAaattgtgacaataaaataataacaaagcttataatcaatagaatggcaaaagtcttaccagacttgatacatatcaatcaaacagggtttattaaaaatggacacaacaaatacaagaacatgtttcagtttaatacaatacGCAAAAAAACAAGCTATAGATTGATCAATAATGGCTGTGGATGGCGAAAAGGCGTTCAACCATCTTGAATGGCCTTTCCTAGTCAACTTTGGAAgctttcaactttccagctgaaataatacatttaataaaaatattGTACTGACCAATGTAGATTAATTTCAAATACATGCACCTTAAAAGTTACATACCACAAAATCTTGATTTGAAATATTTTGGGcatcagagcaaccttgagggaatcttatttgagtcagaaatGGATGTTCATATGATAGAGAAGATGTataaaaccttgcagagagcgtATCCAACTGGCAATCTgttagaaaaaatatataaactattggaaccaagacttaaaaagaactgatgttggcacaagatggaaGAAAGTTGGAGCATAACTAATGAAATTACAGTTAATGAAAATGTATACTTAATACAGTGTAAACTAATGTATATAATTTATTACacgagacaaaattcacaaattctacagcacaacggcagagtcatgacttaagtgtaaaactaataatgactcaataacctatgctttctgggaatgctataaagtccggAAGTTGTGGGCGGAGCTAGAAAGCTGGCTGTCAGAggtattacaatgtaaacttacctttaatccgtctgtctgcatatttcaagacatggcatatgggggtgagatacccaatgggctggacgattctcttctcatcactcatcttaAAAAAATGTATACTAAAAACTTGTAAGTCAATCAATCCGCCATCATtgacacaatggaaaaatctaatggtttattattgaaatagcatgggcgacCATACAATTATAAGGccaagtggcaaacaataatTCAGGCACTAGAGATGGCGGTCTGTACAGATTATATGTAGTCAGATGATGAGATGTAGTCTGTTTGTTTCTCTAACTTGTTGTTTTTAAAAAAAGGTGGAGGGAAATattatacaaaataataaaagtattcagcactttgttgaagcaccttttggcagcgattacagcctcgagtcttcttgggtatgacactacaagcttggcacacctgtatttggggagtttctcccattcttctctgcagatcctctcaagctctgtcaggttggatggggagcgtcgctgcacagctattttcaggtctctccagagatgttcgatcgggttcaagtccgaccTCTGGCaggccactcatggacattcagagacttgtcccgaagccactcctgcgttgtcttggctgtgtgccttgggtcattgtcctgttggtgGGTGAACcttggtcctgagcgctctggagcaggttttcatcaaggatctctctgtacttggttcacctttccctcgatcctgactagtctcccagtccctgcctctgaaaaacatccccacagcatgatgctgccaccaccatgcttcaccgtagggatggtgccaggtttcttcctgacatgacccttggcattcaggccaaagagttcaatcttggtttcatcagaccagagaatcttgtttctcatggtcagagtcctttaggtgccttttggcaaactccaagcaggctgttgtgtgccttttactgaggagtggcttccgtctggccgctctaccataaaggcctgattggtggagtgctgcagagatggttgtccttctggaaggttctcccatctccacagaggaactctggagctctgtcagtgaccatcgggttcttggtcacctccctgacgaaggcccttctcccccgattgctcagtttggccgggcggccagctctatggttccaaacttcttccatttaagaatgatggaggccattgtgttcttggggaccttcaatgcagcaaaCATTTTTAGGTACCCTTCCCCAcatctctgcctcgacacaatcctgtctctgagctctacggacaattccttcgacctcatggcttggtttatacTCTGACatatactgtcaactgtgggaccttatatagacaggtgtgtgcctttccaaatcatgtccaatcaattggatttaccacaggtggactccaagttgtagaaacatctcaaggatgattaacagaaacaggatgcacctgagctcaatttcgagtctcatagcaaagggtttgaatacttatgtaaatatggtatttctgtttttaattttttaatacatttgcaaacatttctacaaacgagttttcactttgtcattatgggttattgtgtgtagattgaggaaaacaaatcatttaatcaattttagaataaggctccaatgtaacaacatttggaaaaagtcaaggggtctgaatactttccaaatgcattgtattatattattttataacaaatgcgctttctcccaTGTTGGATAGTGGTCGCTGACCGCTGTTCTGAAACgcatcagtgcgctgttgaagTGGCGCCTTTTCCTAAACCATGTTGCTATTTGCATAATAGCATAGTTAATCAGCATGTTGGTGTTGAcaacaatgcggcggaggcagcagcagttaggagacgagaaaacagcccttgccttaattgtctaagaaaattgaagagagaggaaaccccaacttaattaggtctataatcaatagcctaactgttaatgtgcctggctttataaatcatccatctCAATTATAACTACAGAAATAAGacatcctgcttctgttgcctgtttgagtgtttttttaatagcctactgattccgtgagcaccaagcctcacgcaataatgctgtttttaatctttgctttaCTTTTTGTTAGACAAGCCTCTCTGATATTATTTATaattggaacagtgtaaacactaaATCAAATAGTCAGaaattatatttattataataataaaaataacccTATTTTTTCCTTGCgctccttcttattgttattattattatgatcatcattataataactAATTTCatttatcattagtaggcttagtatagcagccttgtataaccaacATCGAGCAGTAGGCCTAAGATTGCAtactgtttagtcttaataccgtaacttacttaggcctatatttcaatacttacagttgaagtcggaagtttacatacacttaggttggagtcattaaaacttgtttttcaaccactccacaaatgtcttgttaacaaactatagttttggcaagtcggttaggacatctactttgtgcatgacacaagtaatctttccaacaattgtttacagacagattatttcacttataattcactgtatcacaattccagtgggtcagaggattacatacactaagttgacggtgcctttaaacagcttggaaaattccagaaaattatgtcatggctttagaagcttctgataggctaattgacatcattttagtcaattgtagacctccacaagtctggttcatccttgggagcaatttccaaatgcctgaaggtaccacgttcatctgtacaaacaataatatgcaagtataaacaccatgggaccacgcagccgtcataccgctgaggaaggagacgcattctgtctcctagaacgtactttggtgccaaaagtgcaaatcaaacccagaacaacagcaaaggaccttgtgaagatgctggaggaaacaggtacaaaagtatctatatccacagtaatacgagtcctatatcgacataacctgaaaggctgctcaggaaggaagaagccact from Coregonus clupeaformis isolate EN_2021a chromosome 3, ASM2061545v1, whole genome shotgun sequence harbors:
- the LOC121541414 gene encoding electron transfer flavoprotein-ubiquinone oxidoreductase, mitochondrial; amino-acid sequence: MFPASRYSIQAQRCIRALKTVQAERAPPQLYTWRRNCSSAVTPRITSHYTICPRDKDPRWEGVEMERFADEADVVIVGGGPAGLSAAIRLKQLANEQEKELRVCLVEKASQIGAHTLSGACLEPSALNELFPDWKERGAPLNTPVTEDVFSLLTEKYRIPVPMLPGLPMNNHGNYIVRLGHFVRWLGEQAEELGVEIYPGYAAAEVLFHEDGSVKGIATNDVGIAKDGSPKDVFERGMELHAKVTLFGEGCHGHLAKQLYRQFNLRENCEPQTYAIGLKEVWLIDEKKWRPGRVEHSVGWPLNRNTYGGSFLYHLNEGEPLVALGFVVGLDYTNPYLSPFREFQRWKHHPFVSKTLEGGNRIAYGARALNEGGYQCLPKVTFPGGMLIGCSPGFMNVPKIKGTHTAMKSGMLAAEAIFPKVTAEDLASETAGLHVPEYEDNLKKSWIWKELYAVRNIRPSFHNYFGLYGGMVYTGVFYWILRGKEPWTLKHAGLDSDQLKPAKECTPIEYPKPDGKLSFDLLSSVALSGTNHEGDQPPHLTLKDDSVPVANNLAIYDGPEQRFCPAGVYEYVPLETGEGMRLQINAQNCVHCKTCDIKDPSQNINWVVPEGSGGPAYNGM